One genomic window of Methanosarcina acetivorans C2A includes the following:
- a CDS encoding transposase, whose protein sequence is MGKGNIAIDKSMIKTIVDGKIIIPLPKVLVENRYYPMFSIFSPTQCDSCGSKLHVNSHHTRFIISRYGTISLNVTYWLCPTCKKHYHDQVIGVQGSANYSSEYYDTQINVRYDGRCSLHNSRRIGETYTEGVINVCGRAPCPTSLWLYEQKLAKLSKQELLNQGVSFEETLYVDGNWIKNGWKKKLEEFIGTKLTKKEWKKMRYKSVYVVATKEKVILDFEVTERLPTIEALMPLFIRIKNRFPEDKIKKIVSDEDKAIIGAVKMVFPEVTHSFCVFHQLKNVSKRYYEEFSSIEEIPDNDKITYNEISQLILSDTVISAVAHIQKIREFNSDLELSEASHKAISYAEEIFSKNVSFLKKGFTPETDNTMEQIFSLICDIVDKVRSFKTDNGLTNFCYNLFTFFNKRCFSTGKWKGFSPLMRARFQYG, encoded by the coding sequence ATGGGAAAAGGAAACATTGCAATAGATAAATCAATGATAAAAACAATAGTTGACGGCAAAATAATAATTCCTTTGCCAAAAGTTTTGGTTGAAAATCGATACTATCCTATGTTCTCTATATTCTCCCCTACTCAGTGTGATAGTTGTGGAAGTAAATTACATGTTAACTCTCATCACACTCGTTTTATTATATCACGTTACGGCACTATATCTCTCAATGTTACATACTGGCTTTGTCCCACTTGTAAGAAACATTATCATGATCAGGTTATTGGTGTTCAGGGTTCTGCAAATTACAGTTCTGAATATTATGATACACAAATAAATGTCAGATACGATGGACGATGCAGTCTGCACAATTCTCGGCGAATTGGGGAAACATATACAGAAGGAGTAATAAATGTCTGTGGAAGAGCTCCTTGTCCCACTTCATTGTGGTTATATGAACAGAAACTAGCAAAACTTTCAAAGCAAGAACTTTTGAACCAAGGAGTTAGCTTTGAAGAAACATTGTATGTTGATGGGAATTGGATCAAGAATGGATGGAAAAAAAAGCTTGAAGAATTTATTGGAACGAAACTCACAAAGAAAGAATGGAAAAAAATGCGATATAAATCTGTTTACGTTGTTGCTACCAAAGAGAAGGTCATTTTAGATTTTGAAGTAACTGAGAGGTTACCAACAATTGAGGCTCTGATGCCTCTTTTTATACGAATAAAGAACCGATTTCCTGAAGATAAAATCAAAAAGATTGTTTCTGATGAGGATAAAGCGATCATTGGAGCCGTAAAAATGGTCTTTCCTGAAGTGACTCATTCTTTTTGTGTGTTTCATCAATTAAAAAACGTTAGTAAGAGGTATTATGAGGAATTCAGTTCTATTGAAGAGATTCCAGATAACGATAAGATTACCTACAATGAGATATCTCAATTGATACTTTCTGATACGGTTATCAGTGCTGTTGCGCATATTCAGAAGATACGAGAATTTAACTCTGATCTTGAACTTTCTGAAGCGTCTCATAAAGCGATTTCTTATGCCGAAGAGATTTTCAGCAAGAATGTGAGCTTCTTGAAAAAAGGTTTTACACCTGAGACAGATAATACAATGGAACAAATATTTTCTTTGATATGTGATATAGTAGACAAAGTAAGGTCATTCAAAACCGATAATGGACTAACTAATTTTTGTTACAATCTATTTACTTTTTTCAACAAACGGTGTTTCAGCACTGGAAAATGGAAAGGTTTCTCACCTTTAATGAGAGCAAGATTCCAATATGGATAA
- a CDS encoding class I SAM-dependent methyltransferase: MSKEYLSWDKFIVTKIPSSVKLDPIIYEYIKKDHLILDIGCGVGKVSLQLAFQGFYVEGIDINETGILAAQDSARKLNLADKAHFRVGDAKDLPYMDDKFDIVIMHGLLTIIVDNSDRNKIIQEAYRVLNPEGHLYIVDFGQTWHSDIYRERYLKDFPITKEEGSFLVYNKDTGEIEFISHHYTEKELIFLLVNNGFKIDYFRDFLLFSGFSFSLYIVQNNKILIILIYFFYLWEKETLQ, from the coding sequence ATGTCAAAAGAATATCTAAGTTGGGACAAATTTATTGTGACCAAAATTCCCTCAAGTGTCAAATTGGATCCTATAATTTATGAATATATAAAAAAAGATCATTTGATTCTTGATATCGGATGTGGTGTTGGAAAAGTTTCCCTTCAACTTGCCTTTCAGGGTTTTTATGTGGAAGGAATAGACATTAATGAAACTGGAATACTTGCTGCACAGGATAGTGCAAGAAAACTAAACCTGGCTGATAAAGCACATTTCAGAGTTGGAGATGCTAAAGATTTACCATATATGGATGATAAATTTGACATTGTTATCATGCATGGACTTTTGACCATTATTGTGGATAACAGTGATAGAAACAAAATTATACAGGAAGCTTATAGGGTTCTGAACCCAGAAGGGCATTTATATATTGTAGACTTTGGTCAAACTTGGCACTCAGATATATACAGAGAAAGATATCTGAAAGATTTCCCCATAACAAAGGAAGAAGGATCTTTTTTAGTTTATAATAAAGATACAGGGGAAATTGAGTTCATTTCACATCATTATACAGAAAAAGAATTGATTTTTCTTTTGGTAAATAATGGATTCAAAATAGATTATTTTAGAGACTTTTTATTATTTTCTGGTTTTTCGTTTTCCCTCTATATCGTGCAAAACAATAAAATTTTAATTATATTGATATATTTTTTCTATTTATGGGAAAAGGAAACATTGCAATAG